In the genome of Fuerstiella sp., one region contains:
- a CDS encoding solute:sodium symporter family transporter, translating into MVVASFVFFTVLVAVITYRVTRNDDHTSSNGFFLAGRTLTFPLIAGSLLLTNLSTEQLVGLNGAAFNDGLCVMVWEVWSVIGMVAMALFFLPRFLKSGIATVPQYLEIRYDHQTQVITNLIFLVAYVCILLPIILYTGATGMIGILDIQTLTGIQSETTVLWAIVWTVGIIGSIYALFGGLRTVAVSDTINGIGLLVGGVMIAYFGLLFLGENSFSDGIEKLGKLPEETFNSIGNNNSSVPFSTLFSGILLLTFFYWTTNQQIIQRTLGASSLAEGQKGVLLTGALKLFGPVYLVLPGIIAVALFADDGIRADHAYGTLVNKVLPAPLTGFFAAVMIGAILSSFNSALNSSCTLFSLGLYQGMINRNPTEQQIVRSGKIFGWAVAAAAMTIAPFLAGTDSIMGYLQKMNGIYFIPLFAVVLVGMLSKRVPPKAAKIALIAGFGIIVLGYFVPPFDLIVQSMHEFHFLGAVFAWLVILQLVIGEISPCKKEFVQQDVGAVDMTPWVHAKKVGVGLIVGVFVIYALFADFSVLRKKEVTPATATAEEIHQQVQNSVADISKLSDAAIVLQSHLADGSAQTADFSELFVEHRTQN; encoded by the coding sequence ATGGTTGTTGCTTCATTCGTCTTTTTTACAGTCCTGGTTGCAGTAATCACTTACCGTGTGACACGCAATGATGATCACACTTCATCAAATGGTTTTTTTCTTGCCGGGCGCACACTGACCTTTCCACTGATTGCAGGCTCGCTGCTGCTGACCAATCTGTCGACGGAGCAGCTGGTCGGACTGAACGGTGCCGCATTTAACGACGGTCTTTGTGTGATGGTGTGGGAAGTCTGGTCTGTAATCGGGATGGTGGCCATGGCCCTGTTTTTCCTGCCGCGTTTTTTAAAGAGTGGCATTGCGACCGTACCACAGTATTTGGAAATCCGATACGACCACCAAACTCAGGTCATCACCAACCTGATCTTCCTGGTGGCCTATGTCTGCATTTTGTTGCCCATCATCCTTTACACGGGCGCTACGGGTATGATCGGTATTCTGGATATACAGACTCTGACCGGGATCCAATCCGAGACGACTGTGCTGTGGGCAATCGTGTGGACTGTAGGCATCATTGGGTCGATTTACGCACTTTTTGGTGGTCTGCGAACAGTGGCTGTGTCGGATACGATCAATGGGATTGGCCTGCTAGTGGGGGGGGTCATGATTGCGTATTTCGGACTGCTCTTCCTTGGCGAAAACAGTTTCAGCGATGGTATCGAAAAGCTCGGGAAACTCCCTGAGGAAACCTTCAATTCAATCGGTAACAACAACAGTTCAGTACCCTTCAGCACATTGTTTTCCGGGATCCTTTTGCTGACATTTTTTTACTGGACCACCAACCAGCAGATCATTCAGCGAACCTTAGGCGCCAGCAGCCTGGCGGAAGGCCAAAAAGGCGTGCTGCTAACGGGGGCACTCAAACTGTTTGGGCCGGTTTACCTGGTCCTGCCCGGAATCATCGCTGTTGCTCTGTTTGCGGATGATGGCATCAGGGCTGATCACGCTTACGGTACGCTGGTTAACAAAGTTCTGCCGGCACCGCTGACCGGGTTCTTCGCCGCGGTCATGATCGGTGCCATTCTGTCGAGCTTCAATTCGGCTCTGAACAGTTCCTGTACGTTGTTCAGCCTTGGCCTGTATCAGGGCATGATCAACAGAAATCCCACGGAACAACAGATCGTGCGCTCAGGCAAAATTTTTGGCTGGGCTGTTGCCGCTGCTGCTATGACGATTGCCCCGTTCCTTGCGGGAACTGACAGCATCATGGGATATCTGCAAAAGATGAACGGAATTTATTTCATTCCTCTGTTCGCGGTGGTTCTGGTGGGCATGCTCTCAAAGCGGGTGCCGCCAAAAGCCGCTAAAATCGCATTGATTGCCGGATTCGGTATCATCGTTCTGGGCTATTTTGTGCCGCCTTTCGATTTGATCGTCCAGTCGATGCACGAGTTTCATTTTCTTGGGGCGGTGTTTGCCTGGTTAGTAATCCTGCAGTTGGTCATTGGGGAAATATCACCATGCAAAAAAGAATTTGTGCAGCAAGACGTTGGTGCCGTCGACATGACGCCCTGGGTACACGCGAAGAAAGTCGGCGTTGGTCTGATTGTTGGTGTGTTCGTAATTTATGCGCTGTTTGCCGACTTCAGCGTTCTCAGGAAGAAGGAAGTAACGCCCGCAACTGCTACTGCCGAAGAAATCCACCAGCAAGTCCAGAATTCAGTTGCAGACATATCGAAGCTTTCCGACGCTGCCATTGTACTGCAGTCACACTTGGCAGATGGTTCGGCACAGACAGCAGATTTTTCCGAATTGTTTGTGGAACACAGAACGCAAAATTGA
- a CDS encoding Gfo/Idh/MocA family oxidoreductase, with amino-acid sequence MHRRTFLTASSASLAFPLIGRAASDDKFRVAVIGHTGRGNYGHGLDSVWMHVPATEIVAVADPNADGLAEAGKRLGAKHSFLDYRKMLAVVKPHIVAVCPRHPDQHRDMIIASIEAGAKGIYVEKPFCRTPGEADQIIASAEKHQAKIAVAHRNRYHPTLQAIDRLIADGDLGKVLEIRGRGKGDRRGGGEDLWVLGSHTMNLINYFGGNPLSCSAVMMQDGRRVVKGDVKEGNEGLGPLAGNEVHARYEMEGGVIACFDSIASDQTHNHGFGLQIIGSRGIVAIKCDRHPLAHFVPGNPFEPTDKPRPWVPISSAGIGQPEPYDNLTEIITHHGRPARDLIASIGSDRQPLCSALEGATILEMICGVFESHRQGSQAVALPLQERGNALANL; translated from the coding sequence ATGCATCGCCGCACATTTCTGACCGCAAGCTCAGCTTCTCTGGCATTCCCACTGATTGGTCGGGCAGCTTCGGATGACAAATTTCGTGTTGCCGTGATTGGCCATACCGGGCGCGGGAACTATGGGCACGGGCTGGACAGCGTCTGGATGCACGTGCCGGCGACTGAGATTGTGGCCGTGGCAGACCCGAATGCAGACGGGCTTGCGGAAGCCGGAAAACGTCTGGGGGCTAAACACAGTTTCCTGGACTATCGAAAAATGTTGGCGGTAGTTAAACCACATATCGTAGCGGTCTGCCCGCGGCATCCCGATCAGCATCGAGACATGATTATCGCGTCGATCGAAGCCGGTGCGAAGGGTATCTATGTTGAAAAGCCGTTTTGTCGTACTCCTGGCGAAGCCGATCAGATCATCGCATCAGCCGAGAAACATCAGGCCAAAATCGCTGTTGCTCACCGCAATCGCTACCATCCGACGCTGCAGGCGATCGACAGGCTCATCGCGGACGGGGACCTTGGAAAAGTGCTCGAAATCCGTGGTCGGGGTAAAGGTGATCGGCGCGGAGGCGGAGAAGATCTGTGGGTTCTCGGTTCACACACGATGAATCTGATCAACTACTTTGGCGGGAATCCACTGTCGTGTTCAGCAGTGATGATGCAGGACGGTCGTCGTGTTGTTAAAGGTGATGTCAAAGAAGGCAATGAAGGACTTGGTCCGCTGGCCGGCAACGAAGTTCACGCGCGATATGAAATGGAAGGTGGTGTGATCGCCTGCTTTGATTCAATCGCCAGTGATCAGACCCACAATCATGGGTTTGGACTGCAGATTATAGGCAGCAGGGGAATCGTAGCCATCAAATGTGATCGACACCCGCTGGCCCATTTTGTTCCCGGTAATCCCTTTGAGCCAACTGACAAACCTCGCCCGTGGGTTCCGATTTCGTCGGCCGGTATTGGTCAGCCGGAGCCATACGATAACCTCACGGAAATCATCACACATCATGGCCGGCCGGCTCGCGATTTAATCGCGTCGATCGGCTCGGATCGTCAGCCATTGTGCAGTGCCCTGGAAGGTGCGACGATTCTGGAGATGATCTGTGGTGTGTTTGAGTCGCATCGCCAGGGAAGTCAAGCTGTTGCCCTGCCGCTTCAGGAACGTGGCAACGCGCTGGCAAATCTGTAG
- the argF gene encoding ornithine carbamoyltransferase — protein MPRNLTSLDDVTPAELDEILRIAADLKRRYKSGDLPAPYAGRVLVQLFEKPSLRTRNSFEAAMINLGGSGIFLTMAEAGLDGRESLSDVATVLSSYSDMITMRTFSQQLILDFSQYSSCPVINALSDERHPCQALTDLLTIQETADTFEGTHLVFVGDGNNVAKSLAIAAAMTGLKFTLAVPEGFEFPKEFLPGVKLRFPDAKIQQTRDAVDAVSTADFIYTDVWASMGQEKEAERRKQAFSGYQVNSKLMKQAPATARFMHDLPAKRGLEVTNDVIDGPQSIVYHQAENRMHLARGLFAWLLAKQ, from the coding sequence ATGCCGAGAAACCTGACTTCCCTGGATGATGTTACTCCAGCAGAACTTGATGAGATTCTGCGTATCGCAGCAGATCTGAAACGCCGGTACAAATCCGGCGACCTCCCAGCTCCGTACGCCGGACGAGTGCTCGTACAGCTTTTTGAAAAACCGTCTCTGAGAACTCGCAACAGCTTTGAAGCTGCCATGATCAATCTGGGTGGGTCCGGTATTTTTCTGACCATGGCTGAAGCCGGCCTTGATGGCCGGGAATCGCTTTCCGACGTAGCCACTGTGCTTAGTTCCTACAGTGACATGATCACCATGCGGACATTTTCACAACAGCTGATTCTGGATTTTTCTCAGTACAGCAGCTGCCCGGTGATCAATGCATTGTCTGATGAGCGCCATCCATGTCAGGCGTTGACTGATCTTCTTACCATTCAGGAAACAGCCGACACCTTTGAAGGAACCCATTTGGTTTTCGTTGGTGATGGCAACAATGTGGCCAAATCACTGGCGATTGCTGCGGCAATGACCGGTCTGAAATTTACCCTGGCGGTTCCGGAAGGATTTGAATTTCCCAAAGAATTTTTGCCGGGTGTGAAATTACGGTTTCCTGACGCAAAAATTCAGCAGACGCGGGATGCTGTCGATGCTGTTTCCACGGCTGACTTTATTTACACAGATGTCTGGGCCAGTATGGGCCAGGAAAAAGAAGCTGAGCGTCGTAAACAGGCATTTTCAGGTTACCAGGTGAACAGCAAATTGATGAAACAGGCTCCGGCAACAGCTCGCTTTATGCATGATCTGCCGGCGAAGCGCGGTCTGGAAGTCACAAATGATGTGATAGACGGACCCCAAAGTATCGTCTACCACCAGGCAGAAAACCGCATGCATTTGGCTAGGGGACTTTTTGCATGGCTGCTGGCGAAACAGTAG
- a CDS encoding NAD(P)/FAD-dependent oxidoreductase gives MKYDTIIIGGGHNGLVCAAYLARSGRSVLVLERRPIVGGACVTEELWPGYKVSTAAYVISLLLPEIEQELELKQYGYEVLARTPSSFTPFDDGRSLILGADDTSNYAEILKFSAKDAEAWPRYESLLTNVAEKLEPILSSTPPDLLPLPKTWRRRSLRKKISDGRKIVHLHKAIESLGNQMPEAIELLTGAALPILDRWFESDELKGTLATDAIIGNFQSVSAPGTAYVLLHHVMGAAGGARGVWGYVRGGMGRLSEALASAGQSHGVEIHTGAPVSRILVDSNHVRGVQLEDGSKYEAANVASGIDARHTFSRLLSGDVLPATFQAAVERIDYSSASMKINLALNQLPDFTAMPGINEPGPQHRGTIHINAHIQDLEQGCFEARQGYPSTRPIIEMTIPSAVDPSIAPPGHHVASLFVQFAPYQLANGTWEDHRETFADRCISEIMKYAPNFESAIEHRQILTPVDLEQVYGLTGGNIFQGSMSLHQLFSMRPVPGWSDYRTPVEGLYLCGSATHPGGGVMGASGRNAAQAIIQDTK, from the coding sequence ATGAAGTATGACACAATCATCATTGGCGGTGGACATAACGGGCTGGTGTGTGCAGCATATTTAGCGCGATCCGGCAGAAGTGTGCTGGTACTCGAGCGACGGCCAATTGTGGGTGGAGCCTGTGTAACTGAGGAGTTATGGCCGGGTTACAAAGTGTCTACGGCAGCCTATGTCATTAGTCTGCTTCTGCCGGAGATCGAACAGGAACTTGAGCTGAAGCAATATGGCTACGAAGTCCTGGCGAGAACACCATCTTCGTTCACACCGTTTGACGACGGCCGATCACTTATTCTGGGGGCAGATGACACCTCGAATTATGCTGAGATTTTGAAGTTTTCAGCGAAGGACGCGGAAGCATGGCCCCGTTATGAATCTCTACTGACGAACGTGGCTGAAAAACTGGAACCGATTCTGAGCAGTACACCACCGGATTTACTGCCGCTGCCAAAAACCTGGCGCCGCCGTTCGCTAAGAAAAAAAATCAGTGATGGTCGGAAAATCGTGCATTTGCACAAAGCGATCGAATCGCTTGGAAATCAGATGCCGGAAGCGATCGAATTGCTGACCGGAGCCGCTCTGCCCATTCTCGATCGATGGTTTGAATCTGATGAACTCAAAGGAACACTTGCAACGGATGCCATTATTGGCAATTTCCAGTCTGTATCAGCACCTGGGACAGCTTATGTCCTGCTTCACCATGTTATGGGAGCCGCCGGCGGTGCCCGTGGCGTCTGGGGATATGTCAGGGGTGGCATGGGACGTTTGTCAGAAGCTCTAGCCTCGGCCGGACAAAGTCATGGTGTTGAGATCCACACCGGTGCACCGGTCAGTCGTATTTTAGTAGACAGTAACCATGTTCGTGGTGTCCAGCTGGAAGACGGTTCAAAATATGAAGCCGCTAATGTGGCATCAGGAATAGATGCTCGGCACACGTTTAGTCGGCTGCTGTCCGGTGACGTACTTCCAGCAACCTTTCAGGCAGCCGTAGAACGGATCGACTACAGCAGTGCCAGCATGAAAATCAATCTTGCTCTGAATCAACTACCCGATTTCACCGCAATGCCGGGCATCAATGAGCCGGGACCTCAGCATCGCGGCACAATCCACATCAATGCTCACATACAGGATTTGGAGCAGGGTTGTTTTGAAGCCCGGCAGGGATATCCGTCAACAAGACCCATCATAGAAATGACCATACCCAGTGCCGTGGACCCCTCGATCGCTCCCCCAGGACATCATGTCGCCTCTTTATTTGTCCAGTTCGCACCCTATCAGCTGGCAAACGGCACATGGGAAGATCATCGGGAAACCTTTGCCGACCGATGTATCTCGGAAATTATGAAATATGCACCGAATTTTGAGTCTGCGATCGAGCACCGACAAATTCTGACTCCTGTTGATCTGGAACAGGTGTACGGGCTTACAGGTGGCAACATTTTTCAGGGCAGTATGTCACTTCACCAGCTGTTTAGCATGAGACCTGTGCCGGGATGGAGCGACTATCGCACACCGGTTGAGGGTCTGTATCTATGTGGAAGTGCGACTCATCCGGGTGGTGGTGTCATGGGAGCTAGTGGAAGAAATGCTGCTCAGGCGATAATACAGGACACTAAATAA
- a CDS encoding Gfo/Idh/MocA family oxidoreductase: MTLLSRRNFIHTSASVAAGIYASGFAEARRGSSILDKLNIACIGTANRAVADIQGVMSQNIVALCDIDGEFLAASQKMIHENNGATPAGFSDYREMIDRMGDKFDAVVVATPDHHHAPATIRALRAGKHVYCEKPLTHSVQEARIIAEAAEQAGVATQMGTQIHAWDNYRRVVEIIQSGAIGDVNEVHVWVGKTWGGGERPKQADPVPGHVNWELWLGPAPARSFKKGLYHPGQWRRWWDFGSGTLGDMACHFMDLPFWALNLTRPTYCRAHGPQLHPDSCPLGLTVDYKFPATKTNPALDLTWYDGNMIPKQIHGQRVKANGVMFVGSDGMMFADYSSYRLFPQEKFAGFVPPPKSIPDSVGHHNEWIQACMNGTPTTCNFTYSGALTEAVQLGNVAYRSGVALEWDGPNLRATNTETATAFVSKDHNPGWEVS, translated from the coding sequence ATGACCTTGCTCAGCCGCCGAAACTTTATTCATACATCCGCTTCTGTAGCCGCCGGCATATACGCGTCCGGTTTTGCTGAAGCCCGACGTGGTTCATCGATCCTGGACAAACTGAATATCGCCTGTATCGGCACCGCCAATCGTGCGGTTGCCGATATTCAGGGTGTGATGTCGCAAAATATTGTTGCACTTTGCGATATCGATGGTGAGTTTCTGGCAGCTTCTCAAAAAATGATCCATGAAAATAATGGGGCGACTCCAGCCGGTTTCTCTGATTACAGAGAAATGATTGACCGCATGGGAGACAAATTCGATGCCGTAGTGGTGGCAACTCCTGATCATCACCACGCTCCCGCTACGATTCGGGCGCTCAGGGCAGGAAAACATGTTTACTGCGAAAAACCGCTTACACACAGTGTCCAGGAAGCTCGAATCATCGCAGAAGCTGCTGAACAGGCCGGTGTAGCAACTCAAATGGGTACCCAGATTCATGCCTGGGATAACTATAGACGAGTAGTTGAAATCATTCAGAGCGGAGCCATTGGCGACGTGAATGAAGTCCATGTTTGGGTTGGTAAGACATGGGGTGGCGGAGAACGGCCAAAACAAGCTGATCCTGTCCCCGGTCACGTGAACTGGGAACTGTGGCTGGGGCCAGCCCCGGCCCGGTCGTTCAAAAAGGGCTTATATCATCCTGGTCAGTGGCGACGATGGTGGGACTTCGGCAGTGGAACACTTGGTGACATGGCCTGTCATTTCATGGATCTGCCGTTTTGGGCACTGAATCTCACTCGCCCCACCTATTGTCGCGCCCATGGTCCTCAACTGCATCCTGATTCCTGTCCACTCGGTCTGACGGTCGACTACAAGTTCCCGGCCACCAAAACAAATCCAGCTCTTGATTTGACCTGGTACGACGGAAACATGATCCCCAAACAAATTCACGGTCAGCGTGTCAAAGCAAATGGTGTCATGTTTGTGGGGAGTGACGGAATGATGTTTGCTGATTACAGCTCGTACCGATTGTTCCCCCAGGAAAAATTTGCTGGTTTCGTGCCACCGCCAAAATCAATTCCGGATTCTGTGGGACATCACAACGAGTGGATTCAGGCGTGTATGAATGGGACACCCACAACCTGTAACTTCACTTATTCCGGTGCACTGACCGAAGCTGTCCAGCTCGGAAATGTTGCATACCGATCTGGTGTTGCCCTGGAATGGGATGGACCGAATCTCAGAGCTACCAATACAGAAACAGCTACAGCATTTGTTTCAAAAGATCATAATCCAGGCTGGGAAGTGTCATAA
- a CDS encoding FAD-dependent oxidoreductase, giving the protein MSEYTDNLIVGQGLAGTTLAWSLLDCGQSVVLIDRGETATASRVSAGLVTPWTGRRMAQSDDYQDYWDTAVRFYRSIENRLKQRLFTEGPMVRVFVNRSEESVFYKRKAVAAEGALKSWSGKLQSNGPSYAGCCMQPAGRLDVRRYLQTSVDYFSQRGLWFRLNLDIPDGLLLQSDQVELPKLGLTAKRIIFCQGAAQNPWFEGVPNNASRGDVINVRLDDYVMQDVVHHSVWLAPERDGSITAGSTYDWEFADNAPTAKGRRQILKAMGRFIDGNIRVHRHAAAVRPTMKDYRPVIGRHGIHSSVYIFNGLGSRGVLTAPRLAEQLVEFLTGQRTKLPHQITPDRLRNEQWKESLTQVAQNRMASVLSHGDVVIDATVGNGFDTCFLSAHVGPAGHVYGFDIQHQAIQATQKRLNAAQLTNVKLLSYSHAEISRHVTTSVSGAMFNLGYLPRGDHSIVTQADSTITALKQLQQLLKPGGMITVLAYRGHEGGPEETGAVESWLQEQTECLVERIDSHQSRSTSPILFILVKRSQQTEK; this is encoded by the coding sequence ATGAGTGAATACACAGATAATCTGATTGTGGGCCAGGGACTGGCAGGAACAACGCTGGCGTGGAGTCTGCTGGACTGCGGGCAGAGTGTCGTGCTGATAGACAGAGGAGAAACTGCTACAGCATCCAGAGTTTCTGCCGGACTGGTCACTCCCTGGACCGGTCGTCGAATGGCGCAGAGTGATGACTATCAGGATTACTGGGACACAGCCGTCAGATTCTATCGATCAATTGAAAATCGACTGAAACAGCGACTGTTTACTGAAGGGCCTATGGTACGTGTTTTTGTTAATCGTTCGGAAGAATCTGTTTTCTACAAGCGGAAAGCTGTGGCAGCAGAGGGGGCCCTCAAATCATGGTCCGGCAAACTCCAGTCTAACGGGCCGTCTTACGCCGGTTGCTGCATGCAACCGGCCGGGCGACTGGATGTACGGCGCTATCTTCAGACGTCAGTAGACTATTTCAGTCAGCGAGGTCTGTGGTTCCGTTTGAATCTGGACATACCGGATGGATTGTTGCTGCAGTCGGATCAGGTGGAATTACCGAAACTTGGCCTGACAGCGAAGCGGATCATTTTCTGTCAGGGAGCCGCACAGAATCCGTGGTTTGAAGGAGTGCCAAATAATGCATCTCGGGGAGATGTTATCAATGTCCGACTGGATGATTATGTTATGCAGGACGTGGTGCATCATTCCGTGTGGCTGGCACCGGAACGGGACGGAAGCATTACGGCAGGATCCACATACGACTGGGAATTTGCGGACAACGCACCAACAGCAAAAGGTCGTCGACAAATTCTTAAAGCAATGGGTCGGTTTATCGACGGCAACATTCGAGTCCATCGACATGCAGCAGCAGTACGTCCGACGATGAAAGATTACCGTCCGGTCATTGGTCGTCATGGAATCCACAGTTCAGTGTACATATTCAACGGTCTTGGATCTCGGGGAGTTTTGACAGCACCCAGGCTGGCGGAACAGCTTGTGGAGTTTTTAACGGGGCAGCGGACCAAACTACCTCATCAAATCACCCCGGATCGTCTGCGTAATGAACAGTGGAAAGAATCATTGACACAAGTTGCCCAGAATCGCATGGCAAGCGTACTGAGTCACGGAGACGTTGTGATTGATGCGACGGTCGGTAATGGATTTGATACCTGTTTTCTGTCAGCGCATGTGGGGCCCGCCGGGCATGTTTACGGATTTGACATACAGCACCAGGCCATCCAGGCCACTCAAAAACGACTGAACGCAGCACAGCTGACGAATGTTAAACTGTTATCGTACAGTCACGCTGAGATCAGCCGACATGTGACAACATCAGTCAGTGGAGCTATGTTCAATCTTGGATATTTGCCACGAGGTGATCATTCAATTGTAACCCAGGCAGACAGCACAATTACCGCCCTGAAACAGTTACAGCAACTTCTTAAACCGGGGGGAATGATCACAGTACTGGCGTATCGCGGGCATGAAGGAGGCCCGGAAGAAACGGGAGCGGTGGAGAGCTGGCTGCAAGAACAAACCGAGTGTCTGGTGGAACGTATTGACAGCCATCAGAGCAGGTCAACCTCACCGATATTGTTTATACTGGTGAAGCGATCACAACAAACGGAAAAATAG
- a CDS encoding aminotransferase class V-fold PLP-dependent enzyme, protein MNTLTDESFGPWPWPTPDNDVRIAVEQMLTDGSWGRYHGPHCKALCDTLARYFSVKHVHLCSSGTSAVELALRGSNIKSGDEVILAAYDYKANFSNVLTVGARPVLIDTLPGRPVLNPDLLETALSSSTKAIICSHLHGCMAPVEQVAEFAAEHQLVLIEDACQVPGGCINGRRSGTVGHAGILSFGGSKLLTAGRGGAVLTNDPQLAQRIRLYTERGNDAYPLSEMQAAVLLPQIKKLDENNLIRRQSVKQLRILLNTRSSVRIVWDKSLDDESAYYKVALLTDCAASTDRDSVAERVRLCGLPLDPAFPALHLTHAKSRFRAIGELQNAAALHSQLLTLHHPFLLAAADEIDRAAKLLCRI, encoded by the coding sequence ATGAACACACTCACTGATGAGTCCTTTGGTCCCTGGCCCTGGCCGACACCTGACAATGACGTACGGATCGCAGTGGAACAAATGCTGACGGACGGGAGTTGGGGACGATACCACGGTCCGCACTGTAAGGCACTTTGTGACACACTTGCCCGGTATTTTTCTGTGAAACACGTTCACCTGTGCAGCAGTGGCACGTCAGCAGTCGAACTGGCCCTTCGCGGTTCAAATATAAAGTCAGGCGATGAAGTCATTCTGGCGGCTTACGATTACAAAGCAAATTTTTCGAATGTACTGACTGTCGGTGCCAGGCCTGTACTGATCGATACTCTGCCCGGGCGACCTGTGCTCAATCCGGATCTGCTGGAAACAGCTTTATCGTCCTCAACCAAAGCAATTATTTGCTCTCATCTTCACGGCTGCATGGCACCTGTTGAACAGGTAGCCGAATTTGCTGCTGAACATCAGCTCGTTCTTATTGAAGATGCCTGCCAGGTACCGGGTGGCTGCATTAACGGACGTCGGTCCGGAACAGTCGGACACGCAGGAATACTCAGTTTTGGGGGAAGTAAACTGCTTACCGCCGGACGCGGGGGTGCCGTATTAACCAACGATCCACAACTGGCTCAGCGCATCAGGCTGTACACTGAACGAGGAAATGATGCTTATCCATTATCTGAAATGCAGGCCGCCGTGCTGTTACCACAGATTAAAAAACTGGATGAAAACAACCTGATTCGTCGACAGTCTGTAAAACAATTACGAATTCTTCTGAACACCCGTTCTTCAGTCAGAATCGTCTGGGACAAGTCGCTGGATGATGAATCAGCATACTACAAAGTCGCCCTGCTGACAGACTGTGCAGCTTCCACAGACCGTGATTCCGTTGCTGAACGTGTCCGGTTGTGCGGACTCCCCCTTGACCCCGCATTTCCGGCTCTTCATCTCACACATGCAAAAAGTCGTTTTCGAGCCATTGGTGAACTTCAAAACGCTGCCGCACTGCACAGTCAGCTGCTGACACTGCATCATCCGTTTCTGCTGGCAGCGGCGGATGAAATCGATCGTGCTGCTAAACTGCTTTGTCGTATCTGA
- a CDS encoding Rieske (2Fe-2S) protein: protein MSDFQTVAKVGDIPPGQGRCFPVHGTMIGVFNENNQYFAINDFCPHMGASLSDGHVDDGAVMCPWHAWRFRLSDGVWLDNMKSEIRTSTYDVRVEDGDIQVNVPPPDDTGNTDNAASVPSPESS from the coding sequence ATGAGTGATTTTCAAACAGTGGCTAAAGTTGGTGACATCCCACCAGGTCAGGGACGATGTTTTCCTGTGCACGGTACAATGATTGGTGTGTTCAATGAAAACAATCAGTACTTTGCAATCAACGATTTTTGCCCTCATATGGGTGCTTCGCTTTCCGATGGCCACGTTGATGACGGCGCTGTCATGTGTCCGTGGCACGCCTGGCGGTTTCGCCTGAGTGACGGCGTCTGGCTGGATAACATGAAAAGTGAAATCCGTACGTCGACTTACGATGTCCGGGTTGAAGACGGTGACATTCAGGTGAATGTCCCGCCGCCGGATGATACCGGTAACACAGACAACGCTGCTTCTGTTCCATCGCCTGAATCATCATGA